From Rhodamnia argentea isolate NSW1041297 chromosome 10, ASM2092103v1, whole genome shotgun sequence, a single genomic window includes:
- the LOC115747649 gene encoding cold and drought-regulated protein CORA-like: MSSRVFILLGVLVACVLLISSEVSARELAGTTSKEEHGELSTETNDVNDAKYGGYGGGYPGGGGGGYHGGGGGGGYHGGGGGGGYHGGGGGGGHCRYGCCGGRGGYYGGGCRCCTYAGEAAETKPGEKPQN, from the exons ATGAGTTCGAGAGTTTTCATTTTGCTGGGTGTTTTGGTCGCTTGtgttcttctcatctcctcggAGGTGTCTGCAAGAGAATTGGCTGGGACTACGTCCAAGGAAGAACATGGTGAGCTCT CCACAGAGACGAATGATGTAAATGATGCGAAGTACGGCGGGTACGGAGGAGGATACccgggcggcggcggtggaggataccatggcggcggcggcggcggaggataccatggcggcggcggcggtggaggataccatggcggcggtggtggaggaggtCACTGCCGCTACGGTTGCTGTGGTGGCAGAGGAGGATACTACGGCGGAGGTTGCAGATGCTGCACTTACGCCGGCGAGGCTGCTGAGACCAAGCCAGGAGAGAAACCTCAGAACTAG